A genomic stretch from Moraxella nasicaprae includes:
- a CDS encoding IS1595 family transposase has translation MKITHCKLSKKVQKRLLEFFVLEVTARSAADLLQIHPNSAALFYHKIRLVIEYHLAQETKELFDGEIELDESYFGGIRKGKRGRGAAGKTAVFGLLKRNGKVFVVVVKDTKTNILMPIITSKIKPDSIVYTDSYKSCNALDVSDFKHFRINHSKEFAQDHNHINGIENFWSQAKRVLRKYNGIDKKNFHLFIKECEFRFNYGTPSNQLKILRRWCGV, from the coding sequence ATGAAGATAACCCATTGTAAATTAAGTAAAAAAGTACAAAAAAGGTTGCTTGAATTTTTTGTACTTGAAGTTACTGCTCGTTCAGCAGCTGATTTATTGCAAATACACCCAAATTCAGCAGCTTTATTCTATCACAAAATCAGACTTGTGATAGAATATCATTTAGCTCAAGAAACCAAAGAGCTTTTTGATGGCGAGATTGAGTTAGATGAAAGTTATTTTGGTGGTATCCGTAAGGGCAAACGAGGTCGAGGGGCTGCTGGTAAAACAGCGGTATTTGGTCTTTTAAAGCGTAATGGTAAAGTCTTTGTTGTTGTCGTTAAAGATACTAAGACAAATATACTAATGCCCATTATTACAAGTAAAATCAAACCTGACAGCATTGTTTATACTGATAGCTACAAAAGTTGCAATGCTCTTGATGTGAGTGATTTTAAGCATTTTAGGATTAACCATTCCAAAGAATTTGCACAAGACCACAACCACATCAACGGTATTGAAAACTTCTGGTCGCAAGCCAAACGAGTGCTTAGAAAGTACAACGGCATTGACAAGAAAAACTTTCACTTATTCATCAAAGAATGTGAGTTTAGATTTAACTATGGCACACCATCTAATCAACTTAAAATATTGAGAAGGTGGTGTGGAGTTTAG
- a CDS encoding UTP--glucose-1-phosphate uridylyltransferase, which translates to MKITHAIIPTAGFGTRMLPLSKAVPKELLPLGNRPSIHYVIEEAIKAGIKNIVLVNHAQKSAIENYFDINSELDTQLRNKGKDSLADSLNFLPDDVVITSVRQGKPLGLGHAVLQGRAVVGDNPFAVLLPDVVLNPYETDYASQNLAFMMNEFERTGRSQILVDPVAVSDIDKYGIAKLENAQTLEKSSDNRSFAVTGFVEKPKSEVAPSNLAVVGRYVFDNAIFDYLAKTAPSVGGEIQLTDAIDALIGSQGVDVVTMTGNSFDAGDMASYMRAFMYFAQRQLSDK; encoded by the coding sequence GTGAAAATCACCCACGCCATCATTCCCACCGCAGGCTTTGGTACTCGTATGCTTCCTCTCTCAAAAGCTGTACCAAAAGAGCTGTTGCCCCTTGGTAATCGCCCCTCTATCCATTATGTGATTGAAGAGGCTATTAAGGCAGGCATCAAAAACATCGTTCTTGTCAATCACGCCCAAAAGTCAGCAATAGAGAACTATTTTGACATCAACAGTGAGCTGGACACTCAGCTTAGAAATAAGGGCAAAGACAGTCTGGCTGATAGCCTAAACTTTTTGCCTGATGATGTGGTGATTACCAGTGTGAGGCAAGGCAAACCTTTGGGCTTAGGACACGCTGTCTTACAGGGGCGTGCGGTGGTGGGTGATAATCCGTTTGCTGTCCTGCTTCCTGATGTGGTGCTAAATCCTTATGAGACCGATTATGCCAGTCAAAACTTGGCGTTTATGATGAATGAATTTGAGAGAACTGGGCGTAGTCAAATCCTTGTAGACCCTGTGGCGGTATCAGACATTGACAAATATGGCATTGCCAAACTTGAAAATGCCCAAACCCTAGAAAAATCAAGTGATAATAGAAGTTTTGCCGTCACAGGCTTTGTAGAAAAGCCAAAATCAGAGGTTGCTCCGTCAAACCTTGCGGTGGTGGGTCGCTATGTCTTTGACAATGCCATTTTTGATTACCTTGCCAAAACCGCCCCCAGCGTGGGCGGTGAGATTCAGCTCACCGATGCCATTGATGCCTTGATTGGCAGTCAGGGCGTCGATGTGGTTACCATGACGGGCAATAGCTTTGATGCAGGCGATATGGCAAGCTATATGAGGGCGTTTATGTATTTTGCCCAAAGGCAACTGTCTGATAAATAA
- the pgi gene encoding glucose-6-phosphate isomerase, whose protein sequence is MTNSTWQTLQSYAQTPPDLNTLFKSDPARGERLTASACDIYMDFSKQAIDDKVLAKLLQLADDFDLSNKINDLLTGKKVNDTENRPALHTALRTPKGETLIVDGVDVNAQVHDSLERAKHIVNRIREKVWRGYSGKAISDVVNIGVGGSDLGPLMATTALAEWADTDIRVHFVSNMDGTQLDGLLKKLDPQTTLFIISSKSFGTIDTLSNAKTALAWLLATGANKASVLRRHFIGISTRADKMSEWGIYTDNQLLLWDWVGGRFSLWSTIGFAVAIAIGMAGFKEMLAGAYAMDRHFATADFAHNLPVLLGLLGVWNSTFLGIHAHSILPYDGRLLHFPNYLTQLEMESNGKSVARDGRAVDFDTCPILWGDIGSNAQHAFYQLLHQGTQRVSCDFITPIHRYDNRQSHHDAYLEEQHKLSLANCLAQSQVLAFGNNALPDELRNDNDSFGHFKQYRGNQPSTTLLLTALSPKTLGSLIALYEHKVYVMSAIWGINPFDQWGVEVGKVMANSVYQAIDAKAMDGFDSSTNQLLAKIHQRQDKVQE, encoded by the coding sequence ATGACAAATTCCACTTGGCAAACCCTGCAATCCTACGCCCAAACGCCCCCAGATTTAAACACTCTGTTTAAATCTGACCCCGCTCGTGGCGAGCGACTGACAGCAAGCGCTTGTGATATTTATATGGATTTTAGTAAGCAGGCGATTGATGATAAGGTTTTGGCAAAGCTATTACAGTTAGCCGATGACTTTGATTTATCTAATAAAATCAATGACTTGCTCACAGGTAAAAAAGTAAACGACACTGAAAACCGTCCAGCCCTGCACACCGCCTTACGCACCCCCAAAGGCGAAACGCTCATCGTGGACGGTGTTGATGTCAATGCCCAAGTTCATGATAGTTTGGAGCGTGCCAAGCACATCGTCAATCGCATTCGAGAGAAAGTTTGGCGTGGCTATTCTGGCAAGGCAATCAGCGATGTCGTCAATATCGGTGTGGGTGGGTCTGACCTTGGGCCTTTGATGGCGACGACTGCATTGGCCGAATGGGCAGATACGGACATTCGTGTGCATTTTGTCTCCAATATGGACGGTACACAGCTTGATGGATTGCTAAAAAAACTTGACCCTCAGACGACTTTATTCATCATTTCATCAAAATCATTTGGCACGATTGATACGCTTTCTAATGCCAAGACCGCCCTTGCTTGGCTGCTGGCAACAGGAGCGAATAAAGCCAGCGTGCTCAGACGACATTTTATCGGTATTTCTACTCGTGCTGATAAGATGAGCGAATGGGGCATTTATACCGATAATCAGCTTTTGCTGTGGGACTGGGTGGGCGGTCGATTTAGCTTATGGTCCACGATTGGTTTTGCGGTGGCGATTGCCATTGGTATGGCAGGCTTTAAAGAAATGTTGGCGGGTGCTTATGCGATGGATAGGCATTTTGCGACGGCTGATTTTGCTCATAATTTGCCTGTGTTGCTTGGACTGTTGGGTGTGTGGAACTCAACTTTTTTGGGCATTCATGCACACAGTATTTTACCTTATGATGGTCGATTGTTGCATTTCCCCAATTATCTAACCCAGCTTGAAATGGAATCCAACGGTAAATCGGTAGCCCGAGATGGGCGAGCGGTTGATTTTGATACTTGTCCGATTTTGTGGGGCGATATTGGTTCAAACGCCCAGCACGCCTTTTATCAGCTACTGCATCAAGGCACACAACGGGTGTCGTGTGATTTTATCACGCCCATTCATCGCTATGATAATCGCCAATCGCATCATGATGCGTATTTGGAAGAACAGCATAAATTATCTTTGGCAAACTGCCTTGCTCAAAGTCAGGTGCTTGCCTTTGGCAACAATGCCTTGCCTGATGAATTAAGAAATGACAATGACAGTTTTGGTCATTTTAAACAATATCGTGGCAATCAGCCGTCCACGACACTGCTTTTGACCGCATTATCGCCAAAAACTTTGGGTTCGCTCATCGCTTTATATGAGCATAAAGTGTATGTGATGAGTGCCATTTGGGGCATCAACCCCTTTGACCAGTGGGGCGTGGAAGTGGGTAAAGTGATGGCAAATAGCGTCTATCAAGCGATTGACGCAAAGGCGATGGACGGTTTTGACAGCTCAACCAATCAACTACTGGCAAAAATCCATCAACGCCAAGACAAAGTACAGGAATGA
- a CDS encoding UDP-glucose 6-dehydrogenase, giving the protein MKDVLIIGVSHESINAAIWLASINKSVRVLAEETAIDEVLSNYKFDHQMSALWHMYRQSGQITFAKSLGQADCIWLFVDGVTDELIWQLLPLPSPLIISGSKPIGQITQIASKYTGDVCYVPFIFLQDGQGFASISSPDLVLIGEKSAGCHQKNAILLALLTKAERSYVADITTIEFARSSIMAMLATRLSFINEMARLADVSDVDILKVQQILGLDKRIGKDYLSAGWGFGGYTLPTETAILGQYFAKNQVASPLLNAVTQINDDQKELLFRKFWQYFDGFIDQKTVMIWGAGYRRSTGRTIGSAIHPLLKLLWSYGIKTHIYAPNAGFELGQMYRDEPLFTLHNDAYALEGVDALFVLNWSDVLPVNLDKITNKQLPIFDGKNLFDEQMIAQLPNYQGVGRCTKILNEE; this is encoded by the coding sequence ATGAAAGATGTGTTGATTATTGGGGTAAGTCACGAATCCATCAATGCGGCAATTTGGCTGGCAAGCATCAATAAGTCAGTGCGGGTGCTGGCAGAGGAAACGGCAATCGATGAGGTGTTGTCCAACTATAAGTTTGACCATCAGATGTCGGCATTGTGGCACATGTATCGCCAGTCTGGGCAGATTACTTTTGCCAAATCATTGGGTCAGGCTGATTGCATTTGGCTGTTTGTTGATGGTGTGACAGATGAGCTGATTTGGCAATTATTGCCCTTACCAAGCCCCTTAATCATCAGTGGCTCAAAGCCCATCGGACAGATTACTCAGATTGCCAGCAAGTACACAGGCGATGTGTGCTATGTGCCGTTCATTTTTTTGCAGGATGGGCAGGGTTTTGCCTCAATTTCATCGCCAGATTTGGTCTTGATTGGCGAAAAAAGTGCAGGGTGCCACCAAAAAAATGCCATTTTGCTTGCCCTGCTTACCAAAGCCGAACGCTCCTATGTGGCGGATATTACCACCATTGAATTTGCCCGTTCTAGCATCATGGCGATGCTTGCCACTCGTCTAAGTTTTATTAACGAAATGGCACGCCTTGCCGATGTGAGTGATGTGGATATTCTTAAAGTTCAGCAGATTTTGGGATTGGACAAACGCATTGGCAAAGATTATTTGTCGGCAGGTTGGGGTTTTGGTGGTTATACTTTGCCAACTGAGACGGCGATTTTGGGGCAATATTTTGCCAAAAATCAAGTGGCAAGCCCATTGCTTAATGCCGTCACCCAGATCAATGATGACCAAAAAGAGCTGCTTTTCCGCAAATTTTGGCAGTATTTTGATGGTTTTATCGACCAAAAAACCGTGATGATTTGGGGGGCGGGCTATCGTCGTAGTACAGGACGCACGATTGGTAGTGCCATTCACCCTTTGCTCAAACTGTTATGGTCGTATGGCATCAAAACGCATATTTACGCTCCCAATGCAGGATTTGAGCTGGGGCAGATGTATCGTGATGAGCCGTTGTTCACGCTGCACAACGATGCGTATGCGTTGGAGGGTGTGGACGCATTATTTGTGTTGAATTGGTCCGATGTATTGCCTGTCAATCTGGATAAAATTACCAATAAGCAGTTGCCAATTTTTGATGGTAAAAATCTGTTTGATGAACAAATGATTGCCCAACTACCCAATTATCAAGGGGTGGGCAGATGCACCAAAATACTCAACGAGGAATAG
- the galE gene encoding UDP-glucose 4-epimerase GalE, whose protein sequence is MKKILVTGGAGYIGSHTLIELIDAGFYPVVYDNLSNSSTVALDRVAQITGQTIEFVLGDVLDKALLDETFAKHDFFAVIHFAGLKAVGESVAKPVKYYQNNVAGTLNLLEVMAKYAVNNFVFSSSATVYGNPEMLPLVESASRSCTNPYGQSKLTVEYILEDLAKADTSANIVSLRYFNPIGAHHSGLIGEDPSDIPNNLMPYISQVAVGKLEKLSVFGNDYDTIDGTGVRDYIHVVDLAKGHVAALQYIASVENAIGFCPVNLGTGNGTSVLQLVDAFERNTGQAVPYVIADRRAGDVASCYASADKAKALFGWEAEYDIQRMCVDAWRWQAGNPNGYRD, encoded by the coding sequence ATGAAAAAAATCCTAGTAACAGGCGGGGCTGGCTATATTGGCTCGCATACATTGATTGAGCTGATTGATGCAGGGTTTTATCCTGTGGTGTATGACAATCTATCTAATTCTAGTACGGTTGCCCTAGACCGTGTGGCACAGATTACAGGGCAGACGATTGAGTTTGTGCTGGGCGATGTGTTGGACAAGGCGTTACTTGATGAGACTTTTGCCAAGCATGATTTTTTTGCCGTGATTCATTTTGCAGGCTTAAAGGCGGTGGGTGAAAGCGTTGCCAAGCCTGTCAAATATTACCAAAATAATGTGGCTGGTACACTCAATCTGCTGGAAGTGATGGCAAAATATGCCGTGAACAATTTTGTATTTTCATCATCAGCGACCGTCTATGGCAATCCTGAAATGTTGCCATTGGTTGAAAGTGCCAGCCGTTCTTGCACCAATCCGTATGGTCAAAGCAAGCTGACCGTTGAGTATATCCTAGAAGATTTGGCAAAAGCAGACACTTCGGCGAACATCGTCTCTTTGCGTTATTTTAATCCTATTGGAGCTCATCACAGCGGTCTGATTGGCGAAGACCCAAGCGATATTCCAAATAACCTAATGCCTTATATTTCACAAGTGGCGGTGGGCAAATTGGAAAAACTATCTGTCTTTGGCAATGATTATGACACCATTGACGGTACAGGGGTACGAGACTATATCCATGTGGTGGATTTGGCAAAAGGACATGTGGCAGCGTTGCAATACATCGCATCGGTAGAGAATGCCATTGGTTTTTGCCCTGTCAATCTAGGCACGGGTAATGGCACAAGCGTGCTGCAATTAGTCGATGCGTTCGAAAGAAATACAGGGCAAGCCGTGCCATATGTGATTGCTGATAGACGAGCTGGCGATGTAGCAAGTTGCTATGCCAGTGCCGATAAAGCCAAAGCATTGTTTGGCTGGGAGGCAGAATATGACATTCAAAGAATGTGCGTGGACGCTTGGCGTTGGCAAGCAGGCAATCCAAACGGCTATCGTGATTAA
- a CDS encoding autotransporter outer membrane beta-barrel domain-containing protein — MSAHYRIGTADRHLSPFAKIDLTQVKSDAYTETGGTDYNLAINTDTHTNLQNSIGVKGRIGSPTLALTGLLSVGADAGSRRSDISGRFADTANTQFGVLGHEVSKGFGQAGLGVVYTPTDTTTLSLAYEGQWRKHYDNQGVSLTFEKKF, encoded by the coding sequence GTGTCCGCCCATTATCGCATTGGTACAGCCGACAGACATCTGTCACCTTTTGCCAAGATTGATTTAACCCAAGTCAAATCAGACGCATACACCGAAACAGGCGGTACCGACTACAACCTTGCCATCAACACCGACACCCATACCAACCTACAAAATAGCATCGGCGTTAAAGGTCGTATTGGCTCGCCCACGCTTGCCTTGACAGGGTTGCTATCTGTGGGGGCTGATGCAGGTAGCAGACGTAGCGACATTAGTGGTCGTTTTGCTGATACTGCCAACACCCAATTTGGCGTATTGGGTCATGAAGTTAGTAAAGGCTTTGGTCAAGCAGGTCTTGGTGTGGTCTATACCCCAACTGACACCACCACATTATCGCTTGCTTATGAAGGGCAATGGCGTAAACACTATGACAATCAAGGGGTTTCTTTAACCTTTGAGAAAAAGTTCTAA
- a CDS encoding mechanosensitive ion channel, with translation MDFSKIAIFNQSLQGPIGSIIGAIVIFVLGWLIALVLAAIVRKALQHLNINEKVGKSVGTTYQLDNILSKIVFWFVFAIAISGALNQLNLNSISVPFANMINQVLLFLPNLLAAVAVGAIGWFVATIARNAAAAALNKTSLDDKLSAEAGVKPMSSTIADVIYWFILLIVLTMVVGRLGLDGLFTPLTNMVDKIFSFMPNAVMAGFVFFVGFVVAKIVRSIATNLVAGLNIQALASKAGVSEKNSLPNIAGSVAFLLIIMPFTIAALDALKVEAISRPATNMLNKVMESLPNVFTAVAVLAITYFVVRMIAGIIKGLLDSTQINALPAKIGMQNVLGTKSLSDIVSGAILFFAMLFATVAAADLLGFAQISDIVTMFIAFGSQIILGAVILTIGFWLANIIAGVVERSEQGSKFLANIVRVLIMGLVLAMGLKAMGIADSIVNLAFGLTLGAVAVAFALSFGLGGQEAAARYLRRLQDKLENDNK, from the coding sequence ATGGATTTCTCAAAAATCGCCATTTTCAATCAAAGCCTACAAGGACCTATTGGTTCTATCATTGGTGCGATTGTCATTTTTGTGCTAGGCTGGCTGATTGCCCTTGTGCTTGCCGCCATCGTTCGCAAAGCCCTACAACATCTTAATATCAACGAAAAAGTCGGTAAATCGGTTGGCACTACTTACCAGCTGGACAACATTCTTTCAAAAATTGTCTTTTGGTTTGTATTTGCCATCGCCATTTCTGGTGCGTTGAACCAATTAAACCTAAATTCAATCTCAGTGCCTTTTGCCAATATGATTAACCAAGTGCTGCTGTTCTTGCCAAATCTATTAGCCGCCGTTGCTGTTGGTGCAATCGGCTGGTTTGTGGCGACCATTGCTCGCAATGCTGCTGCCGCTGCCTTGAACAAAACTTCACTAGATGACAAACTATCTGCCGAAGCTGGTGTCAAACCAATGAGCAGCACCATCGCTGATGTGATTTATTGGTTTATCTTGCTGATTGTATTGACCATGGTGGTTGGTCGTTTGGGTCTAGATGGTCTATTTACCCCATTGACCAATATGGTTGATAAGATTTTTAGTTTCATGCCAAATGCAGTGATGGCAGGCTTTGTGTTCTTTGTTGGTTTCGTTGTTGCCAAGATTGTTCGCTCTATCGCCACCAACTTAGTGGCAGGTCTAAATATTCAAGCCCTAGCCAGCAAAGCAGGTGTGAGCGAAAAGAACAGCCTACCAAACATTGCAGGTTCTGTGGCATTCTTGCTAATTATCATGCCATTCACCATCGCAGCTCTTGATGCCTTAAAAGTTGAAGCCATCTCTCGTCCTGCGACCAATATGCTCAACAAAGTGATGGAATCATTGCCAAATGTATTCACCGCAGTCGCTGTACTTGCCATCACTTATTTTGTGGTGCGTATGATTGCAGGCATCATCAAAGGTCTGCTTGATAGCACTCAAATCAACGCTTTACCAGCCAAAATTGGCATGCAAAATGTGCTGGGCACAAAAAGCCTATCTGACATCGTTAGTGGTGCGATTTTATTCTTCGCCATGCTGTTTGCCACCGTTGCAGCAGCCGACCTACTTGGCTTTGCCCAAATCAGCGACATCGTTACTATGTTCATCGCCTTTGGTAGTCAAATCATCTTAGGTGCGGTTATCCTAACCATCGGTTTTTGGCTTGCCAACATCATCGCTGGTGTGGTGGAGCGTTCAGAACAAGGTTCAAAATTCCTAGCCAACATCGTGCGTGTCTTGATTATGGGTCTGGTTTTGGCAATGGGTCTAAAAGCCATGGGCATCGCTGACTCTATCGTCAATCTTGCCTTTGGTCTAACTTTGGGTGCTGTTGCTGTTGCCTTTGCTCTATCATTTGGCTTGGGCGGTCAAGAAGCGGCAGCTCGTTACCTGCGTCGCCTACAAGACAAACTAGAAAACGACAACAAATAA
- a CDS encoding FKBP-type peptidyl-prolyl cis-trans isomerase: MKKHILVSAIVAALALTGCNKDKEAAPADGKAAKSTVINEKSTEMQKVSFLLGFNTGKDMKELDSEIDLDIFYKAMKDGFNGKENALTDEEIKELATAYEKRKTEEAKKKFDETAAKNKADGEKFLAENAKKEGVQTTASGLQYKVITEGTGKQPKATDTVVVHYEGKLLDGKVFDSSYERQMPAQFQLNQVIKGWTEGLQLMKEGSKYEFYVPSELAYGAEGNQNIEPNSVLIFTVELLTEAQAKEAVAKAQAELEKQMKAMQEAQAAQQSAGEAKTDAAGQDQAKK; the protein is encoded by the coding sequence ATGAAAAAACACATTTTGGTATCAGCAATCGTTGCTGCACTTGCCCTGACTGGCTGTAACAAAGACAAAGAAGCTGCTCCTGCTGACGGCAAAGCGGCTAAATCTACCGTGATTAACGAAAAAAGCACCGAGATGCAAAAGGTCAGTTTCTTGCTTGGTTTTAACACAGGCAAGGACATGAAAGAGCTGGATAGCGAGATTGACCTAGATATTTTCTACAAAGCCATGAAAGACGGTTTTAATGGCAAAGAAAATGCCTTGACCGACGAAGAAATCAAAGAGCTGGCAACCGCTTACGAAAAACGCAAAACCGAAGAGGCCAAGAAAAAGTTTGACGAAACTGCTGCCAAAAACAAAGCTGATGGCGAAAAATTCTTGGCTGAAAACGCCAAAAAAGAAGGCGTACAAACCACTGCATCAGGCTTGCAATATAAAGTCATCACCGAAGGTACTGGCAAACAACCAAAAGCCACTGACACTGTTGTGGTGCATTATGAAGGTAAACTGCTAGATGGTAAAGTGTTTGATAGTTCGTATGAGCGTCAAATGCCAGCACAGTTCCAGCTAAATCAAGTCATCAAAGGCTGGACAGAAGGTCTGCAACTGATGAAAGAGGGTTCAAAATATGAGTTTTATGTGCCATCAGAGCTTGCTTATGGTGCAGAAGGTAATCAAAACATCGAACCAAACAGCGTGCTGATTTTCACGGTTGAGCTACTGACCGAAGCCCAAGCCAAAGAGGCTGTCGCTAAGGCTCAGGCTGAGCTTGAAAAACAAATGAAAGCGATGCAAGAAGCCCAAGCTGCTCAACAATCTGCTGGTGAAGCTAAGACTGACGCAGCAGGTCAAGACCAAGCCAAAAAATAA
- a CDS encoding siderophore ABC transporter substrate-binding protein gives MKKLTTLALAVLMTTGLAACGKEDKSSEQNAEQVTQTKTDSADVQASNTPTEQMTIKTATGEQQIPANPHPLAVYDMTAMQNLAVLGVPVEGMPSGLRLNNLKAANTPESADIGTLFEPNLEALNALQPKAVLVGSRMAEKSEEIAKVAPVYNLTIDTNNVYEATKQQLTDFGKLFGKEAEAKTAITEIDAVIAEAQKAVAGKGNGLAILVNGNKLSAYGKNSRYGFLHTTFGIPMADEHIQEARHGQPISFEYLQKTDPDWLFVLDRGAAIGEEGESAESVLNNPLMHNTKAYKNGQIVYLSAESYLAFGGYYQWLTDARIVIDAFNAKNNP, from the coding sequence ATGAAGAAATTAACCACACTTGCTTTGGCGGTATTGATGACAACAGGTTTGGCGGCTTGCGGTAAAGAAGATAAGTCATCTGAGCAAAATGCCGAGCAAGTTACTCAAACAAAAACAGATTCAGCAGATGTTCAAGCAAGCAACACCCCAACAGAGCAGATGACCATCAAAACCGCAACAGGCGAGCAGCAAATCCCTGCCAATCCACACCCGCTGGCGGTGTATGATATGACAGCGATGCAGAACTTGGCAGTATTGGGCGTGCCAGTCGAGGGCATGCCGTCAGGTTTGCGTCTAAATAATCTAAAAGCCGCCAATACCCCAGAATCTGCCGACATTGGCACATTGTTTGAGCCAAATTTGGAGGCATTGAACGCCTTGCAACCAAAAGCAGTATTGGTGGGTAGCCGTATGGCGGAAAAAAGCGAAGAGATTGCTAAGGTTGCCCCTGTTTATAATCTGACCATTGACACCAATAATGTCTATGAGGCGACCAAGCAACAACTGACGGATTTTGGTAAATTGTTTGGCAAAGAGGCCGAAGCCAAAACCGCTATTACCGAAATTGATGCCGTAATTGCCGAAGCTCAAAAGGCGGTTGCTGGCAAGGGTAACGGCTTGGCGATTTTGGTCAATGGCAACAAATTATCTGCCTATGGCAAAAACTCTCGTTATGGATTTTTGCATACCACTTTTGGGATTCCGATGGCTGATGAGCATATCCAAGAAGCAAGACACGGACAGCCGATTTCTTTTGAATACCTACAAAAAACTGACCCAGATTGGTTGTTTGTGCTAGACCGTGGTGCGGCGATTGGCGAAGAGGGCGAATCTGCTGAATCGGTGTTGAACAATCCGCTTATGCACAACACCAAAGCCTACAAAAACGGACAAATTGTCTATCTAAGTGCCGAAAGCTACTTGGCGTTTGGTGGCTATTATCAATGGCTCACTGATGCCAGAATCGTCATTGATGCCTTTAATGCCAAAAATAATCCTTGA
- a CDS encoding ABC transporter permease codes for MTKSNLILSPILLNAGSVLLLALLALVSVSVGVADFSWQGLLGQSGQDWQLLLVSRLPRTLAIILTGASMAVAGMMMQVVLKNRFVEPSMVGATQSAALGMLMTVLLYPAASVMMKIVIATICAMIGMMVFMRLIRRLPATDYLIVPLVGIVYGGIIDAFSTFIAYQTEMVQLLGVWRFGDFSSILAGRYEMLWLVGILAVVAYVLADRLTIVGLGDHIAKNLGVNKELVMWLSVAMVALISSVVVSTVGMIPFVGLIVPNIISRMMGDRLRLTLPAVALFGSSAVLICDIIGRVIRYPFEIPVTVVFGVLGALVFLVLLFHNSRQAG; via the coding sequence ATGACCAAATCCAACCTCATTTTATCGCCGATACTACTTAATGCTGGCAGTGTACTGTTATTAGCACTGCTGGCATTGGTAAGCGTGTCGGTGGGCGTGGCAGATTTTTCTTGGCAGGGATTGCTTGGGCAGTCAGGTCAAGATTGGCAATTGCTGCTGGTCAGTCGCCTGCCTCGTACGCTTGCCATTATTTTGACAGGGGCGAGCATGGCGGTTGCTGGCATGATGATGCAGGTCGTCCTAAAAAACCGTTTTGTTGAGCCGTCTATGGTGGGGGCCACTCAAAGTGCGGCGTTGGGTATGCTGATGACGGTCTTGCTTTATCCTGCTGCTTCGGTGATGATGAAGATTGTCATTGCAACCATTTGTGCGATGATTGGTATGATGGTGTTCATGCGACTGATTCGTCGTCTGCCAGCCACAGATTATCTCATCGTTCCTTTGGTGGGTATTGTCTATGGCGGTATCATTGATGCGTTTAGCACTTTTATTGCTTATCAAACAGAGATGGTGCAGCTGCTTGGCGTATGGCGATTTGGCGATTTTTCGTCAATCTTGGCAGGTCGATATGAGATGCTGTGGCTGGTCGGTATTTTGGCGGTGGTTGCCTATGTGCTGGCGGATAGATTGACCATTGTCGGACTTGGCGACCATATTGCCAAAAACTTGGGCGTGAATAAAGAGCTGGTGATGTGGCTATCGGTGGCGATGGTGGCATTGATTAGCTCGGTGGTGGTCTCAACAGTGGGCATGATTCCTTTTGTGGGATTGATTGTGCCAAACATCATCAGCCGTATGATGGGCGATAGACTAAGATTGACCCTGCCTGCGGTGGCACTTTTTGGTTCATCAGCAGTCCTGATTTGTGACATCATCGGGCGAGTGATTCGTTATCCTTTTGAGATTCCTGTGACGGTGGTGTTTGGTGTGCTGGGTGCATTGGTTTTTTTGGTATTGCTGTTTCATAATTCACGCCAAGCAGGATAA